From the genome of Vitis riparia cultivar Riparia Gloire de Montpellier isolate 1030 chromosome 2, EGFV_Vit.rip_1.0, whole genome shotgun sequence:
TAGTtcttaatcaaaatattcaaattattgaGAAGTCATTGAAAAAAATCTAGAGCATAAAAATATATTGGTGGtagctttttggtttttctCAATTTAAATATATCACTATTGaatagtaaataaatttaaattataaaattatatttgaatacgTATAATtgaataaagtttaaaatattaatatatttatattgtattcAATCTTTAGTGAGATTTAATTTTACGATtgcataataatattataatttaaacatGATTCAATCACTGCCcaagttttaataattttttttgttgaataaccAACCCTTTCCAAAAAATCTTTacaattaagttattttttcaagttCAACTATCCATAATTATTATTGTTGGATTGTGAAGTATAAGttagttttgtaacatttcgtTTGGATGTCGAGTTTCAAActcaattctttttatttatcattttaaactcaattatcttattttaactaatccatataaagattaaataattaaaaaatatatgaatttataattagttttaattattttttattttctttcatatttttcataagacaaccgacatatgaaaaattattttgtttggtatttttttttatttctttgatatttttccggaaccaaatataactttagagtttttttaataataattaaaaaaatagaaaacactttaaaaacATTATACCGTTGAAAGCATGTGGTactaagaataagaaaaaaaaactactataactatttggttacataaattattattttatataataataaaataatgttttattttattcacaATAATAATCATTGATTCCTCTGGTATACTTAGTGATATTATCTTGGgacagaaaataaaatcaaaatttcatccGAATTCATAAGAATTATGAGTCAGTGAATATGAATTTGTTGTCTTTGATCAGCAATTTGGTCACATTCATGTTAGTGGTCATATCCAAACACGTCCTTAATATTGGATCGTTTGACCCGAACCCGATACGAAAAACCCATGATATGATATGGATCCTGAGTCCAACGTATTGCCGTAAGCTCATGTCCATGGAGGACCTACCGATCATCTCCGAAACCCTAATCTCAGAATCAGACTCCGATCCACCGTCCACGTGTCCCCAAGGTTCGCCGGAGCATCCTGGTGCCTGCCGCGCTGAATCGAAACCAACTGAGCTTCTTAGAGCTCTGGAGGTCGTGGAAAGAGACTCCGTAGCCATCGCCGAGAGCTTCACTTCTCTCTTTGCTTCGCTGCGTTTGGCTCTCTCTGAGGTGAGTTTTGGTATCGTGGAAATTGTTGGGGATTGTGGTTGAGTTCTTAGCCTTCATTTGGTTGCTGACAAAATaggggaaaagaaaggaaaatgaaggtTTGGATCACATTTGAGTtggaaatttcaattttcttttcttgtactTGTTTTCTCACAGAAAGGAGAATCAGAGTTTTTGATTACTGGTTTGCTGTGTTGCTCGATTGTTTGGTGAGTAAttggaggaaaagaaagaaaattccaaACTGCACATTTTTATTCTCACTGAAATTTGGAGAACCATTTGACCCGAAATTTTCTTGTCTTTAGCATCTATTTAGTACAAAGTGCAAGGCTTcaattttccttccttttcttgATTTCTCGGCAACCAATTTGAGCCTTTGCGgaaatttaaattgttaacACTTTTGGCCCTTAGAACGCGCAACTCATCAGCAAACTACCTAGATTGTTggcatagatgaaaatctatagATACTATAGGCTGATGAAAACTCATAAAGAGTTATctcatttcaatttttgaattgatggATAAGAACCTGGATATAATATGTCTATATATGCAGTTATTTTGGACAGAGCCGAACCTACttcattttgattcattgaTTGTCTTTCTGATTGTACAATATAATATCGTAGGTTACTAGCAGTTCTGTCGATCATATGCGGTGTTTCAATGATGCTGCAGGCCGCCTCCAGGAATCAGGTAAACGAGGGATTCATGTGTAGTATGTAGTGCTTTATTATTCTTAGAAAAACTCCAGTAGGTGGAACTGTGATCACAAAATCTAAGTGCAGTCCTCTACCCCATTAAAGCATTTTGGGCAAATGAGTGTGGAGCAAGGCAAATTCCCTCACATTCCAGGATAAAAAAAGGGAATTACCTCAAATCATGACTCTTGCATTTCCACTTCTGGATCAGATGCAGTGATAATGGTTGGGATTATTAGATGTGACCAGTATTGGAGATGCACAAGTCCATTACAACCCAGTTCTAAATATCTATTCCTAAGGGGCATATGTCCCCTATATGTCTATTGCTGCACTAGTTTTCTCAGATAATTGCATTTATGTCGGTAAACAGTGACTTATTGTTTAGGATTGATTCTTGCTTTAGATGATTTGCATTAATTTTtgtcttatctttttttttttctccctgaAATATTCCTTTAACCAGCCAGTTGCTTGGATGTTTCATAGATCTCCTTATTTACatctatatttttgtttttatatcattttgcagCACTTGATGCAGCTACAAGGGGAAACCGGTATATAAATTCATGTCTCAGGTATTTTATTTAGATGTCCAGCATTGGTATTATGTGCTTGCATGGATATTGGATACTGATGAAACATAAACTGTCAGAAGTGCTGAGGCATAGTGTGAAACTTAGAGATATCTTCCTGGATATTTGTGTCAATTGCCTTAGTGTATTGCAAGATGACTTGCATGTTAAAGTTGCGGTATACTTGGAGATTACTGACATGGTAGACAGAACAAAGTGGCATTTGCTATGTTAATTGCAGCTAATTAGTTActtttatgcattttatttgaCATTGTATTTGAACTATATGCTTTCCCTTTTTACTAGTTTTTTGAAGTCATTCTCACCGACGctaaaaatagaggaaaaggaATGTGCAAATAATATATAAAGGTTGCTCAGGTTGAAGTGGCCTTAATGGTGGCTTTCAGTTATGTAGCTGTAGCTGGTGTTTAGGGATGTAAAATATGTTAGGTCTGGACCTTTTTTCCACTAGGGACATCTGGGCCTAGGATCCTGACTTGGCCTTGTGCTTCAGTCTTATTACAACTTTAATAATTTAAGCTTCGTAAATCTAAAATCACTAAGcttcataattttctaattgaACTTGAGGTTAAATTAATGGTTTACTATTCACAAGCTCACGGGCacttagaaattattaattttaatttgtttataatcTGTGTAAGTTTATAAATAAAGTAGTATGAATTTATAAACTTTACAAATTTATGACCTTCAGAAATGTACAAAACTTTATGgaagtctatatatatattcatatgatTTAGTGAACTTTGCAAGTTTATTAAAGTTATTAAGCTGCAAGCTTTGCGTAGTTTCcaagtttattttattctattgaaTGGcaggtttttttatatatatttatttggtttGTTCCCAAGGTATTGAATCAAGTTCAGGATTGGGAGTTAGATTTAAGAGAGTGATCCAACTGCTTGTGGAGATAGATCCAAGAGTGGGATCAAACCTTGTGGAGAAAAGGCTTATAACTTAATTTCAGTCTCTTTATAGACCTTTTCTGTACCTGGATCCCAGAGCAATAGACCTTGGGTTGTGAGCACTTACAGTTTCCCTCTGTAGCATCTACAGGGGTGTCAACTTTAGCCATCAAATATGCTGCATTTGTGGTTTTCTCTCAGTTGCTTTAACTGCTGCTAGTAGAACATTTATTCATCTTACTTTTAGATCATGGAAAAATATTTCACTACCCAATCACACTATTTAGTAAAAGTTACACTTTCCctaaaaaaaggtttatttgaGAAAAGATAtgatttatataaatttcaattgtCGGTGACACATGTTGCACACACCTCTCTCATTATATTCTGGCTAGTACAAAATCCTACAGAGATAAAGGCCTCCTCCTTTCTTAACCAAAGGGGCTAAAGCGTGACTAataattgggatttttttacCTGTAAGTCATTTAGCAACCTGCAATCTTGGATACAAAAGTGGAAAAGGATTGAAAGCTTTAAATCTGTTTTTGGCATTTGCATGTTGTGTAtgaccttttctttttaaaagttgagacaaaaaaaaaaaaagtggggggAAAGCTTAATctcttttgaaatttctttgcTGCAGGctaaatgaagaaatgaagggTGTTGATGGTCTGGCTATGCAGCTGTATCCTTTTAATTTGGTTTGGTGCATGCCCATGcacttctttttctcatttgttgTGGGTTCAGAGGTCTTTGTCCAACTTCCTTCCCTAGTGGAAAGGCAGCCGGATCCAAGGTGGGCTACCAAGCCAGTGGATGGTCCATAAAAACCACAGATTAACACCGATGACTCCAGCTAGAATTTGATcccagtttttaaaaatcaaacctGGTGAATTGCATTAGGTTTAGAACAATTCATCATGCAATATAGTTTTTGGTATGGCTTAGTTTTTGTCATCTTGAATTTTGCTTACATCCTTGATACTTGTCTAGAAAGATCCTGAGGAGGAATGTAGATGCTCTGGACTCGGCTGTAAATAGGCTTACCCGTCTTCCATGATGCTGACCTGGTCAATTTATCCGTTATATCACTATCATCTGAAGGTACACTTTAAAAGCTTATTGGTGATATTGCAGTGTGAAAAAATTTCCGTTGTTAAGATCTGGATAACACTGAACAGGCTGGTCTGCCCAACAAAAACCGAAAGGAATGTTTTGTCCTTTTTTAGCTGAAAGTCACagtattttttaacattattatgAATCACACTGCTTTgtattccatatttattgaaTATGCATTGGTCTTCTTTCTTGCTATTGGTGCCTATTGAATTCGTCTTGTGCTTGGGTGAATTTGGCtcccaaaaataatttagggaaaagaaaataaagggcAAAGTGGAACGAAATAAGaagctaagaaaaataaaaaaaaattgatttaaactttataaattatttttatgttattttaaactcattgcacttatttttctttccttaatactttttggTATTTTGAAAACTGATGTTTTGTAGAACGAAAGTCTACTTGGAACCTGGAATTTtgttaatctattttttatgtttttaaatattttttaaaaataacttttaaatatagCGTTTGGAAAATTCTTCTCTAAAATAGTTGCTGAAAAAGACCTAAAGCTTCGGTCTTTTTCCACCATTATAGGAGTTAGCTTTGGTCCCATATTATCTCAAAACAGGGCTTTAGCGTGTACACGGCCCAACAAAAAGAAAGCAATGAAGCCTAGGCCTAACACATGTATGGGCTTTTCCAGCAGGCCTCCAGCTTTGGTGGGCTCCGTCCCCTTGACGTTTAACCGATGCCCTTAACTTAAGGACTCCTCCCCAACAGACCCCACCTTGCCCATTTGTTTAGTCTTTCTTTCTCCTcagtttcatggaaaagaaTATaacagattaaaaaaaaagcaagtGCTTCAAGATTTTGATTGAAACTTGCACGTTGAaagaacatttttaaatttaatatcttctGGAGATCCTCCAACTCTATATAGTATATTGAAGTTAGGTAGGTTGCCCTTTCCATTTATTAACGTGACAAATGAATATCAAAATGGGCCACCATTATGTCACACACGAAACCCAATTCCCCTAATACCACAAATTTCAAAGCAAACTGGAACAACTCTAAACAAATCGAATTGGGCCCGCAAGGTCCGGGTAGCTATGCACACTCTTAAGTCTTACCCACATTCCAACTCTTTGACCCTGAAACATTCatcacatatttttatttatttataataataataatataaaataatatgaaatgaAGTAACATAAGACGAAGATTGAGTCCCACTAACAACTTTAAATTAGTTGTCCTATTACCTAATGAAttggataataataatataatcagACAGTCCAATTGAATTTCAACGTGGTGATGCCCCAAATGCAGCATTAAAGGCCATTGTCGTCACTCCATTAATGTCCTTTACTAATCAGCCAATTATTCATATCATTAGGGTTAGGCTCTAGAGGCCATGTTACTATGTGCCCCGCTTTATTGGGTGTGCCACAACTTGAATTCACAATATATAAAGTCTAACCTCGATATACATATTTTCCATTCTATACATTAATAGTTGTTCACAATTCTTAACAACATCTAGATGATTAAGAAGATTCCCTATAAcaactttttcctttctttaatgATAAACATTGGAATAGGTGGGTGTTCAATTCACTCAACCCGATCATCCAACTCGATCCAACCAAATAAGAGAAGGGGGGTCTTTTTGGGAGTTAAAACTGCCCAAAAACCGtccattgaaaagaaaaaaaaaaaaaggaatggaCCGAAGAACGCTCTCTCTTACTTTTAtctgcaaaaaaaataaaattgagagaacccaaaaaagaaaaacttttttaaCAAAAGGTAAAAGGTTTTTATGCTTCTCAATTTTAGTGTATGCTCCATTTACTGATTtgatgtaaataattaaatggtGAAACAACTATATTTTGGATCTTTGGAATGTAAAAGGTACTCCATTTTCCtacaaaatgaaaatagggTATTTTTTCGGACTAAACCAAATACATCATCGCTTTACAACATTAAATGaaagataataatatatatatttaataaataaaaattatatttaattatacataatttacataaaaaaatgtaaattaatcatttgaaataaagtagtaatttctttttatctaaATAAATGTGCAGGTATttgtaaaagatatttttgaaattcatggGTACGATTGAAATAAGTCGTATGGAGTGCATTATTGCAAACATATTGTAGGCTGTTGATTTACAATCATGTGAAAATAGGGTCCACAACTCCATTTGTTCATGCGAGTATTGTACCACTTCACTTCCTTGCTGCAATAATATGTATATACATATTATTGATTTGGAGTTTGAATAAGTTAAAATCagtctaaattttaaatataaatgtgaTACtacattcaaatttttaattttatatatccTACTTTCTCATGCTAATAAGATTTTTTCGGAAAAATAAGTTggtattttttttggtttaatagtgttaagtattaggcTAACCTGTCACGATAGCCAAGTTAGTTGGCAAACATTGAAAAGTGTGGTTTtgataaattgttttatatatataaaaaaaaatgttaaatattaaattgtttgtttttataatattttatttttgttaaatattaaaaaataaaaaaaattaatattatttttttatttagaaaaagctacatttttttttaagtcaaaagtttataataatttataaaataataataataataaataaacaaacaaacaacttaaagtcccatgataaattacttttagtaaaaagttaaaaaataaacactcTAAGATTTTGATAAGATCAAGacgaaaaatatatttgataaaattggatgagataaaataataaaaagatatgataaaaatgatgattttagaacttgaattttcattttatttttattaagatgatTAATTTTGTTTACCTCCCTAAGATTTGGATTAAATGTGTGTTTAAAATGTCATCAAATACCACtcctatcatttttattttttatttttactcacatTCCCTCCTCTCTCGCtgaaaataagg
Proteins encoded in this window:
- the LOC117927892 gene encoding uncharacterized protein LOC117927892, whose product is MIWILSPTYCRKLMSMEDLPIISETLISESDSDPPSTCPQGSPEHPGACRAESKPTELLRALEVVERDSVAIAESFTSLFASLRLALSEVTSSSVDHMRCFNDAAGRLQESALDAATRGNRYINSCLRLNEEMKGVDGLAMQLKILRRNVDALDSAVNRLTRLP